ATATTTGTTACATTCCTCCCAAATTTGCCGGGCAAACCCTACCGGGGATGACTTTACACGTTCTGGAAAGCGTTGATTCCAGAGGGATTACTCTTCCTGTCCTGCCCAGCGGCGGAACCGGGTATATCAACGCCAACGAGGTCAAAGTCGGCAATGATATTACCTCTCATTTGGCCATCCGCCAGGCATTGAACATCGGGTTAAGCCGTCAGGGAATTATTGATGTGACCATGGACGGATACGGAAAGGCTGCCTATTCCATTGTGGACGGCACACCCTGGTTTAATGAAAAAACGGTCATTGAGGATGGCCGGGTTGAAGAGGCCAAACAGTTGCTGGCAGATGCCGGCTGGGCCGATACCAACAAGGATGGCATCGTCGAGAAGGACGGGCTGAAGGCAGAATTTGATTTATATTTTCCTTCCAGTGACCAGCTGCGCGGCGACATCGCCTTAGCTGTTGCCGATCAGGCCCTTAGCCTGGGTATTAAGATCAATCTCATTGGTGCTACCTGGGATGAAATATTTATCCAGGGCAAGGCCAATGCCTGCTTATGGGGAGGCGGGCGGCTTCACCCTCATCAATTGTATACCATGTATTCCTCGAAGGTACTTAATCACGGTTATAACAATATGACTCACTATATACATCCTGTAGTGGATGATCATCTGGATAAAGCCATGCATGCATCTACCCAGGAGGAAGCCAACAAGTACTGGAAACTGGCCCAATGGGATGGAAAAACCGGTTTCAGCCCCCTTGGTGACGTTCCCATCGTTTGGTTGGCCCGGGTGGACCATTTGTATCTTGTCAATGATAAGGTGAATATCGGCAACCAACTGATGCATTCCCATGGTTATGAATTTGGGCTGTTTGGCAATATTACGGAGTGGTCAATCAACCCATAAAGCCAATCAAGCTGAACGCTCTATCAGAACAGGTGCGTCTGAAACGCCTGCCCGAAGCATTGGCGTTTTGAACGCACCTGTTTGAATGGGGCCGCTACATAAACGGGAGGTGCTGTGTTCATGTCTCAAAAAATCCTCAGGCGCTTTCTGCGCATGATTACCCTGATGCTTGGCTTATCCATCCTGACCTTCTGGTTGATCCATTTGTCTCCGATTGATCCGGTCAATGCCTATGCGATCAGTGATACCTCGATGTCGCAGCAACAGCTGGAAAAGCTGAAGGAATACTGGGGGGTTAACAAATCTCCTGTGGAACAGTATTTTTCCTGGGCAGGGGCCCTGCTGCAGGGTGATTTTGGTATGTCCAAGCTGTATAGAGTCCCCGTTATCGACATTATTAAAAGCAGAGCCATGACATCCTTTGCGCTCATGGGAACAGCATGGCTCTTGTCCGGTGTTTTCGGCTATATACTGGGAGCGGTGGCCGCCATGAGAAGAGGGAAGCTGCTGGATCGCTTTATTAAATGGTACAGTTATATTCTAGTTTCCATACCCACTTTCTTGCTGGCTTTAATTTTACTGCTTGTATTTGCAGTTTGGTTAGGAATGTTTCCGATTGGCCTGACTAAACCTATTGGTTTAGCGGATGCCGATGTTACTTTGGTGGATCGCCTCCGCCATTTCATTCTCCCCGCCTTGACGTTAAGCCTTTTAGGGGTTGCCAATATCGCCATGCATACCCGGGAAAAAATGATCGATATCCTCAATACGGAATATGTTACCTTTGCCAGAGCACGGGGAGAAACAACCTGGCAAATTTTCAAAAACCATGGTTTCCGCAACTCCATTATTCCGGCTATTTCCATTCAGTTTGCCTATTTCAGTGAATTGTTCGGCGGTTCCGTTCTGGCGGAGCAGGTATTTGCCTATCCAGGGTTGGGCAGCACTCTGACCACCGCCGGCTTAAAAGGAGATCTTCCCCTGCTGCTGGGAATTATTTTAATCGCTTCCTTGTTTGTCTTTATTGGCAATTTTATTGCCGACATCTTAAATACCATTGTCGACCCGCGCATTAAAAGGGGGGAGTTAAGATGCTAGAGCAATTAGGAAGGAAAGAGGACGTTCTTCTTGATATGGGAAAAACAGGTAATGTGCGCAAAAAGATCATTTGGATGATTGGCTTTTCCGCCTGCCTGATCGGTTTGATCCTTATATTTAGCTTTATTTTAAGCAGCGATAATCTTCGCGTGAACAATACCAGCAAGAACCTTATGCCCAGCTTGCAACATTTGTTTGGCACGGATTGGCTGGGCCGGGATATGTTTACCCGAACCATGAAAGGGCTGCGGCTGTCCCTGGCCGTTGGCATATTTGCTACGGTGATCAGTGTTACTGTGGCCACCCTGCTCGGGACCGCCGCCGCCCTATTCGGCAAAAAAATAGATGAGCTGATTTCCTGGCTCATTGACCTCTTCATCGGTATGCCTCACCTGATCTTCATGATTCTAATCTGTTATATCGTGGGCGGGGGGATACGGGGCATTGTTATCGGCGTCGCCATGACCCACTGGACCTCACTGGCCAGGGTGGTGCGGGCTGAAGTGTTGCAGATAAAGAGTGCGGAATACATCCAACTATCCCAAAGTTATGGTAAGTCCGCCTGGTATATTGCCAGAAAACATGTCATGCCTTCTGTATTTCCGCAAATTATGATTGGCTCGTTCCTAATGTTTCCTCATGTCATCCTGCATGAGGCAGCCCTCACCTTTTTAGGCTTTGGGCTGTCACCCCAAACACCGGCTGTAGGGATTATTCTGTCCGAAGCCATGAGCCATCTTTCTACAGGCCAATGGTGGCTGATCCTGTTCCCGGGAATTCTGTTGATTCTTGTGGCCAAGAGCTTTGATAATATTGGCGAACAACTAAGGATCTTGCTGGACCCGACCAGCTCCAATGAATAGGAGGTAGGAATCATGCTTAAAGCAGCCCAACCTTTATTGAAAGTAGAAAATCTGTCCATTGGGTTTTCCCAATATTTTAGAGGAACTCAAAAACGTCTCATACAGCCCATTGCCAACCTTCATGTGGATATCGCTGAAGGGGAGATCGTCGCGGTTGTGGGGGCCAGCGGCTCAGGGAAAAGTTTGCTGGCCCATGCCGTTCTGGGAATTCTCCCTACCAATGCCATTTGCTCCGGTAGTATTATGTATCGTGGTGAAGAATTAACCAAAAGGCGCAAAGAAGAACTGAGGGGCCGGGAAATCTCCTTTATACCTCAGTCGGTTAATTATCTGGATCCCTTGATGCCGGTGGGCAAACAGGTCCAGATTGGCTTGGCTAAACAAAAAGCACAAGAAAGGCAGAACATGCTGTTTGCCCATTACGGCTTAAAAGAAAGCGACGGAAAGCTTTATCCCCATGAACTATCGGGAGGTATGCTGCGCAGGGTGCTGTTTGCTACCAGCGTCAGAGAGGGAGTAAAGCTGGTTATAGCTGATGAACCAACCCCCGGCATCCATCCCCAGGCTCTGGCGGAAATCCTTAAACAGCTGCAGCAGTTTGCCCGGGAAGGGGCCGGAGTGATGCTCATCACCCATGATATCATGTCCGCCCTTGAAATTGCCGATCGCGTTGCTGTGATTAAGGATGGACAAACTATAGAGATCTCCCCGGTATCTGCCTTTTCCGGAACGGGGGAACAGCTGCAAACAGACTATGCCAGAAAATTATGGCGGGCCTTACCACAAAATGATTTTGCCTGCCAGGAATTGAGGTGGGAAGCATAATGGCTTTGAGCGGAGAGAATCTGGGGGTTTGTTATCAAAAGGATCAGTGGATTTTTAAGAATATGAACATCAAGGTGCTACCCGGCCAAGTTCTTGGTTTATCCGGATACAGCGGTTGCGGGAAAACGACGTTGGCCAGGGTTTTAGCCGGATATATCCATCCCCAGACCGGCAGGGTAAGCGTGGATGCTCAGCCTTTGGCCCCAAAAGGCTTTCGCCCGGTCCAATTGATCTATCAGCACCCGGAAAAGGCCATCAATCCCCGTTGGAAAATGGAGGATGTCTTAACCGAAACCTATACCCCTTCCCAGGATATTTTGGATGCTTTCGGCATCCGGGAAGATTGGCGGAAGCGCTGGCCTATCGAGCTCTCCGGCGGAGAGTTGCAGCGTTTTTGTATTGTGCGTGCTTTGAACCCACAGACGCGATATATTATTGCCGATGAAATGACCACTATGCTGGACGCTATTACCCAGGCCAGGATTTGGCATGGTTTTCTCGATATTTGCCAAAGCAGAAAGATCGGCGTGATTGTGGTCAGCCATGAGATCAGTCTCCTCAACCGCCTGTGTGACAATGTCATTAAAGTTGGGAATACGTAGGAACAATCTTGGGATAGGGGTGCCTAGGAAAACTGAAGTGAAACAGAGGAGAAAATACGGACTATAGACAAGAGGATGGCTTAAAATTGGCCATCCTCTTGTTGCAGCACTTAGATAAGCGGGAAAGAAAGTTGAACTGTGAATACATGATCGTTTTGCCTATATATAAACCACCCCTGATGCAGGAGCATGATTTTTTGGCAATTATTTAAGCCCAGGCCTGTTTTGGGAGTAGGTTCCAGAGAATGCTGACCATGATTTTCAAAGACTAAAACCAACTCCCCGGAGTCAATGGTGCTATACAACCGGATCGGATGAGCAGGATCAGCATGCCTTTGCACATTGGAGAGCATATTGTCAAATATTCTCTGAATCATGCCTGGGTCCACCTTGATCGTTCTCTCAGGCAGCTCAATAGTGGAGGAAACAGTAAAGCCACTCTGTTCCATTAAATAGATATGCTCATGGATCATTTCTCTCAGTACTTCTTGAGCAGGGTAATGCTTTAAGTCAATCTCCTTATAATCGTTGGTGGATATAAAAAAGTAGTCAAACAGATGGTTAATCAAGTCTTTAATTTGCAGGGCCCGATTTTTGCATTTGCGAAGGAAAGGGCTTTCCCTGGCCGGGATATCTTCACCTTCCAGCACCTCCAGATAGCCGATTAATGCCGTAAGAGGGGTGCGGAGATCATGGGAGACACCGGCCATCAAGGTGTTGGTGGCCACTCGAACCCGTTCAGCGTAGTCTTCCCGTGCGATGAACGCTTTGCGCATTTCATCAATTTCCTGGGCCAGAGAGGCCAGTTCATCGTTGCCCTTGATGGTAATTGAGTAATGGAGATCGCCCCCTTCTAAAATCCTTATTTCCTTTTCCAAGGTATTGATATAGGACACCTTTTTATGGATGAAAAAGACCATGATGGTAATGAAACAGAGGAAGAACACCAGCAAATTAAAATAAGTAATATAATCTATATAACGGTGTTCAAAAAAGTCCTTGATAAAAACTTCAGCGGTTCCCTCCTGGAAAGTCAATATATATTTATTATGCCATAGATAAAAGTCGGGAAATTTGGGTTGGCTGGGAAAAGAAAAGCTCGGCGACAGGGTATGCGAACTATAGATCAACATATTGTCGTGATAAATCACAATCTCCGTTAATTCCTTCCCCCGCATCCAATTATCCAATTCGGACAGGTCCGACAAAGAGATATGATTGTCTTTAATATACTGCCGCAGGCTGGTTATTTTTTTCTCGATATGAGCAGAAATTACTTCCGGTTTTTTGCAATAATCGTGGATGATGCCGCGGGATAGGTATTGCAGACCGAGAAAAAGCAAAGCGGAAGCAAGGCATGCCAAAACAGCCGTTATCATCAAGGTTTGGGACAGCTTATATTCACGTTTTGCCCTATTCAATATAATACCCCTTTCCCCAAACAGTACGAATATACTGGGGACGCCCTAAATCCTTCTCTAATTTTCTTCTCAAGTTTTTAATATGGACCATGATCGTGTTATTGGAAAGAGGAAGAAAGGGCTCTTGCCAGATGTATTCGTAAATTTCCTTAGCGGAAAAAACCTTGCGGCGGTTGAGCAATAAGAGCCGAAACACCTGATATTCCATGCTGGTCAGGGCGATTTTTTCTCCCGAACGAGAAACTGCTCCCGTATCTAAATCAATATATAAATCCCCCAGCCTGAGTTCTTTTTTAGAGGCAGGCTCTTGCTTTTGGTAGATCAGATAGCGGCGCAGCAGTGCCTTTACCCGGGAAATCAATTCAATTGAAGAAAAAGGTTTGATAAGGTAATCGTCGCCGCCGCAGGTGAATCCTTCTGCTTTATCCGTATCCTGGTTTTTGGCGGTCAGGAATAAAATGGGGATGGTTGTGGTTTTGCGGATTTCCGAACATAGCTCAAACCCGGATTTTTCCGGCATCATAATATCCAGAATAGCCAAATCCACCTCAGGTGTAAGCCTTGCCAAGGCGGTGTCTGCGTCGGTAGCTTCCTGCACTGCAAAACCTTCCCTTTGCAGCAAGATATGAATAATTTCCCGTATTTCAGGATCGTCGTCCACCACAAGAATGGTTGAGTTTTCCGGCATGTTACCCTCCTCCTCCTTAAAGCTATCCCTGTACCCTTCCTCCAGACAAGGCGGGAAGCCGTTACCACTTGCTATACTTCTAACTATATGACTAACTATATCACGAAATATTAGTCGGGGAAATTCGGAGAGGGCAGGGAACTGCAGTACTTGTATTTTTTACTTGCAGACGGTATAATTTTATATAATTTAGATTATAATAATTATGATTATATAAAGAGTGGAGGGTGCGGCTGTGTTTGTTGGACGTGCAGAGGAATTACAGTTTTTACAGGATCGCTTCACCGCTAGAGGCGGGCAGCTTGTAATCCTGTACGGACGTCGACGGGTGGGTAAGACCGAGACTCTACGGAAGTTTTGCCAGGGCAAGTCCCATGTGTTTTACGCTTGCACAGAGAGCCCCGATGAGCAACAGCTGACCGCATTCAGCGAGCGGATGCTGCAAAAAGGGCTGCCCGCGGCGCAATACATCAAACGCTTCTCCGACTGGACGCAGGCGCTGGGAAGTGTCGCAGAGTTGCCGGGTGAGGAGAAAAAACTGCTGGTCATAGACGAGTTTCCCTATATGGTCAAGGGCAACGGCGCTATTCCATCCATCCTGCAAAATCTGTGGGATGAGAAGCTGAAAAATGAGAATGTACTGATTATTCTCTGCGGCAGCGCCATGTCTTTTATTGAGAAGGAAATTTTAGCAGAGAAAAATCCGCTGTATGGACGGGCCACCGGTATTCTCAAGATGAAGGCGATGGATTTTTACGATGCCATTCAGTTCGTGCCCCACTACAGCTCGCTGGATAAGATCACCACCTATGCCGTGCTGGGCGGCATCCCACACTACCTGAAACAGTTTGACGACAGCTTGTCATTAGGTGAAAATATCCGGCTCAATATCCTCTCCCGAGGCAGTATCTTGTACAGTGAGGTAGAATTTCTCATGCGGCAGGAATTGCGGGAAACGGCTACTTACAACGCCATCATTGAGGCGGTGGCCATGGGTAACACCAGGATGAACGACATCCATCAGAAAACACAGATTGAAAAAACCAAACTGAGTGTCTATCTGAAGAATCTCATCGACCTTGGCGTCCTGACTCGGGAGTTTCCAGTAGCGGACGGCGTCAAGGCACAGGCAAATATTCAGCGGGGAGTGTATCAGGTTACCGACAGCTTCTTCCGCTTTTGGTATGCTTTTGTGTTCCCCAACCTGTCCGAGCTGGAGGCAGGAGACGCCGAGGGTGTTTGGCGCTATGTGGTGAAGCCGGAGCTGGACAGATATACCTCTTATGTATTTGAGGACATTTGCCGTCAGTATTTGCGCCGGAAAAATCGGAAAAATGCTCTGCCCTTTCGCTTCACTAAGATTGGACGTTGGTGGAACAAGACCGATGAGCTGGACATAATGGCTACCGACCAAAACAAACAAAGATTTCTCTTGGGTGAATGCAAGTATAAAAACAGTGCGTTTAACCTTTCCGAGCTGAGGCAGATGCAGGCGAAGTTCATGCCAAAAGATAAAAACAACCGGATAGATTACTGGCTGTTCTCCAAAAGTGGCTTCACCGACGAGGTTATTCGCGCTGCGGTGGAGCAAGGCATTCAAACGGTGACAGCGGATCAATTGATTGAATAGTATAACCTATTTTTAATAGGTACGGATAATTGACTAAAAGATTCTTAGTTTAGGCCGAATCGGTTGCTTGAGCAGCTAATTCGGCCTAAATTATTTGAACAAGGAAATTCCGGAGAGGGCAGGGAACAAATTCTTGACAACCAAAGTTTCCCAAATTATAATAAAATGCGAATGCGAATTATATGCATTTAAAAAATCATAAAAAATTCAAGGAGGGTTTATTGAAAATGAAAAGACTTTGGAGTAAAATCCTAGTTGGAGGCTTGGTTCTGTTCCTGATGGCGGGGTGCAGCCAGGTGCAGAATTCTTCTTCTCCAAATACGAATGATAAGCAAACTCAAAGTGAAAAGCTATCCGTTTATACCAGTTTTTATCCAATGTATGATTTTGCGGCAAAGATCGGCGGGGATAAGATTGCCGCAGTGAATATGGTCCCGGCCGGAATGGAGCCCCATGATTGGGAGCCTTCTGCCGCCGATATTACGGGGCTGGAAAAGGCGGATGTCTTTGTCTATAACGGAGCCGGTATGGAGCATTGGGTGGAGGATGTTCTGGAATCCCTCCAGAATAAAGCCCTGATTGCTGTGGAAGCCTCCAAAGATATTACCCTCAGAGAGGGGCACCATAAACACGACCATGAAGATGAGCATGAAGACGAAGGAAAAGAACATGAAGAAGGGGAGGATCATGAGAACGAAGGAAAGCAATATGACCCCCATACCTGGCTCAGTCCCCTGAATGCCAAAAAGCAGATGGAGACGATTAAGGATGCTCTTGTTCAAGCCGACCCGGACAACAAGGATTATTATGAAGCCAACTATGTAAAGTACGCAGCTGATTTGGATGGGCTGGACAAAGAATTTAAGGATACTCTTGCCCCTCTGCCGAAAAAGGATATTATTGTTTCCCATGAGGCCTTTGGCTATCTGTGCGGGGCTTACGGACTCAATCAGATTGGCATCGAAGGGCTGGCTCCTGATTCCGAACCGGATCCGGCAAGGATGGCTGAGGTGATTGAATTCGCCAAAGAGCATGAGGTTAAGGTTATTTTCTTTGAAGAGCTGGTAAGTCCGAAAGTCGCCGAGACCATTGCCAAAGCTACCGGAGCCAAAACGGCAGTGCTCAGTCCCATTGAAGGGCTTAGTGATGAGCAGCAGGCGGCGGGAGATGATTATCTGGCCGTGATGCGTCAGAATTTGGAGGCGTTGAAAGCGGCATTGCAATAAGGAGTTGTGCATGTCTAACATAATAGAAATAGATGACTTAGGTTTCAGTTATGGAAATGAGCCGGTTTTTTCAAAAATCGGCTTCTCTGTTTATAAGGGAGATTTTGCCGCGATCATCGGTGCCAACGGTGCCGGCAAAAGCACCCTGCTGCGGCTTATCCTGGGAGAGCTCGTTCCCAATGCAGGCTCTGTCCGTCTGTTCGGTCAGGATAGCCGCCGGTTCAGGAACTGGCCGAAAATCGGTTATGTGCCCCAGGCCGGGCAGCACTCCAACGCCAATTTTCCTGCTACCGCGGAGGAAATTGTCAGGGCTAATCTTTTTTCACAGATCGGGCTGCTCCGGTTCCCCGGGAAAGAGCACCGTGATAAAGTACAGCGGGCTCTTGAGCTGGTGGGTATGGAGGGATACGCCAAGCGCATGATTGGTGAGCTTTCAGGGGGGCAGCAGCAGAGGATTATGCTGGCCAGGGTATTGGCCGGCGACCCGGAAATTATGATTCTTGATGAGCCTACCACTGGAGTGGATGCCCAAACCGTACAATCCCTCTATGAGCTGCTGGCGAGACTTAATCAGGAGAACGGGCTGACCATTGTGATGGTCACCCATGATATCAGCCGGGCGGCCAATTATGTGTCAAGGATTCTCTGTCTGGAAGAAGGCTCCCTTGTGGAACTGGGGAAAACGCAGATCGAAGAGGAGCTTTTGCATAAGCACAAGCACCCTGGGCAGGAATTTTCGAAGGAGGGAAAAGGAAAATATGAGTGTGATTGCCATTCTGGAATATGATTTTATGCGCCGGGCTTTTATCGTGGGAATTCTGCTGGCCGTGATTATTCCCTGTATTGGCATCATCGTGGTCCTGAAGCGCCTCTCCATGATCGGCGATGCCTTGTCCCATACCTCTCTGGCCGGTGTGGCCGCCGGCCTGATCATGGGAATCAACCCTATACTGGGTGCGGTTACGGCCTGTATCGCCGCTGCTTTGGGCATTGAGTTTATCCGTAAAAAAATCCCCAAATTCTCAGAGATGTCCATCGCCATCGTGATGTCGGCAGGCATCGGTTTGGCCGGGGTGTTATCCGGTCATGTCAAAAATGCGGCCAATTTTAACAGCTTTTTGTTTGGAAGCATCGTATCGATCAGTGATTTTGAAATGATCCTGGTGGCAGGCATCAGTTGTATCGTGATGCTTGCTTTCATCCTTTTGTACAAAGAGTTATTCTATATTGCCTTGGATGAAAGGGCGGCACGGCTGGCGGGCATTCCGGTGGGTGTGATCAATTTTATCTTTACCATACTGACGGCGGTAACGGTATCCGTTGCCGCCCGCACGGTGGGAGCGCTGATCGTTTCCTCAATGATGGTTGTTCCGGTGGCTTGCGCCATGCAGGTTGGCAAAAGTTATCGGCAGACGGTTATTTATGGGGTCATCTTTGCGGTTGCTTTTACAGTGACTGGATTGTTTCTATCCTATTACCTGAAGTTGAAACCCGGGGGCACTATCGTCCTGATCGGCGTCCTCTGCCTGGTCGTGATGTTGCTTATCAAGCAAATAATTTCCATGCTTAGGCGAACGGAGTTTAAAATGTAGCCCGTATATTCTATAATTAATGCAGTTATTGAAAGAGGTGATGATCATGAAAGAAGTAAACAATAACTGGCCTGCCGGTGTCAAAAGAACCAAACCGCGGGAGAGTGTACTTTCTGTCCTTGAGCATGCCCCCAAGCCTCTCAGTGCTGTGGAGATCTGTTCCGAGATCGAAAAAGAAGGGGAAGCCCCCTGGCTGTCCACCATTTATCGGATACTGGAGCTTTTTGTCAAGAAAGGCGTAGTTGTTAAAATTGCCGTGCTGAACAATGAGATGGCCCTTTATGAACTGAACCGTTTTCAGCATAAGCATTACGCCATCTGTTTGGGCTGCCATAAAATTGTCACGATGAATAATTGCCCGATGGAGAAATTTATCCCGAAAATCGAGGATGATGATTTCCGGGTGCTGGGCCATAATTTAGAAGTGTACGGCTACTGCCGGGAATGCTCTGTTAAATAATAATGCAGACCCTCACCTGATTTCAGGCTTATTTCCTGTGTACAGGCATATAGTTTATAGATAGAAAAATAAGAGGAGGGTATCGATGGGGACAGAAATCTATATTATTTCCGGGTTTCTGGGAGTAGGCAAAACCACCTTAATCCAAAAAATGCTTAAAGAGGCATTCCAGGGGGAAAAAGTAGTTCTGATCGAAAATGATTTCGGTGAGATCAGCGTCGATGCGGCCTTGCTTAAATCAGGCGGTGTGGAAGTCAAAGAAATCAGTGCCGGGTGCATTTGCTGCAGCCTTTCCGGCGATTTCGTGAAAGCCCTTAAAGATCTTTTGCTCCGTTTTCACCCTGATAAAATTATTATTGAGCCTTCCGGTGTCGGCAAGCTTTCCGATGTTATGAAAGCTTGTTCCGATCCGCGTATTGTACTCAATGCCAAAGTGCAGGGCAAAATTACGGTGGTGGATGTGAAACGCTGCCAAATGCACCTCGATAACTTTGGCGAATTTTTCGAAGATCAGATTCGCAACGCCGATGTGGTTGTGTTCAGCCGCACGGAAAGTTTCCCCTCCAAAATAGGGGATGGGGAAAAAATAATCAAAAAGCTGAACCCTCACGGAAGGGTCCTGACCAAGCCGTGGTCTCAAATCAATACGGCGGAACTTTTAAATCCCCGGAGCCACAAGTCTACAGGCCGGTGCTGCCATGGTCATAATGACAATAATCATGATGGTGATCATCATCATGACCATCACCATCACCATCACCATCATCGCCATGACCATGCAGCGGACTGCGGCCACCCAGAGGGGTGTGAACATAACAGCCGGGCGGAAGATGTCTTTGATACCGTCACTATCCGGACAAAGCGGGTATTCGATACTGAAGATTTAAAGGCCAAGGTCGTGAAAATGGAGAACAGTGCCAAGGGAACGATCCTGCGGGCTAAAGGGATCGTCCGCGGCTCCAAGGGTTATTTAAACCTGCAATATCTCCCCGGGGATATTCGGATTACAGGCTGCCAGGCCAGGGGTGATATGCTCTGCATCATCGGCCGCAACCTCAACCGGCAGGAGCTGTGCGCCATTTTTAGCGGGGAGTGATGGGATGGCGATACCGGTTTATGTAGTGACCGGCTTCCTGGATGCCGGCAAGACGACCTTTTTGAATAATCTGTTGAACAAGTATAGCTGGCGGGATGTCAGGACCTTTGTCATCCAGTTCGAGTCCGGTGAAGAGGAGTTTCAGGCACGGCATCTCAATTGCTATAAGCTTAACGTCCCCAAGAAAATTTTAGAGCAGCGGCCCGAGCAAATCGTCGAACGAATCTGCAGCAGCATAGAGGAGCGCCGGTTTGATGAGATTTGGATTGAGTGGAATGGCGTCGTTCCCTTTGCAGAGCTGCAGGCGTTGTTTTTGCATCCCTCCCTGCGGAGCCTCTGCCAAATTCAAAAAATGGTGCATATTGCCGATGGGGAGAACATAGAAAACCTGTTGGGCAGGACGGGAGCCTCTTTGCCGGAACAGATTGCCAACAGCGATTTTGTCGTGATGCGCAATGTGGATTCGGCGGGTACTTACCGCCGGATTCGGCGCCTCGTCAACGGGATCAATCCCGGTGTCCCCCTCTATAAGGTAAAAGAGTATCATGATTTCTATAAACAGCTTTTCGGGAAGAAGGAGCATCCGGTCAATCTTTTTTTGATCATGGTTATCGCCATGAGCGCCCTGTACTTCATGGCCAAGCCGGTCCTGGAGGGGGCGAAGATCCCGGTCAACACCATTGTCAATGTATTCTTGGGGATTATCCTGCAAGCAGTCCCTTTTTTATTGATTGGGGTACTGCTTTCCTCCGCCATTCAGGTCTTTATCCCCCAAAGCTTTATTGAGCGCCGCTTTCCCAAATCCATTG
This genomic stretch from Desulfitobacterium chlororespirans DSM 11544 harbors:
- a CDS encoding ATP-binding protein; translation: MFVGRAEELQFLQDRFTARGGQLVILYGRRRVGKTETLRKFCQGKSHVFYACTESPDEQQLTAFSERMLQKGLPAAQYIKRFSDWTQALGSVAELPGEEKKLLVIDEFPYMVKGNGAIPSILQNLWDEKLKNENVLIILCGSAMSFIEKEILAEKNPLYGRATGILKMKAMDFYDAIQFVPHYSSLDKITTYAVLGGIPHYLKQFDDSLSLGENIRLNILSRGSILYSEVEFLMRQELRETATYNAIIEAVAMGNTRMNDIHQKTQIEKTKLSVYLKNLIDLGVLTREFPVADGVKAQANIQRGVYQVTDSFFRFWYAFVFPNLSELEAGDAEGVWRYVVKPELDRYTSYVFEDICRQYLRRKNRKNALPFRFTKIGRWWNKTDELDIMATDQNKQRFLLGECKYKNSAFNLSELRQMQAKFMPKDKNNRIDYWLFSKSGFTDEVIRAAVEQGIQTVTADQLIE
- a CDS encoding metal ABC transporter substrate-binding protein; its protein translation is MKRLWSKILVGGLVLFLMAGCSQVQNSSSPNTNDKQTQSEKLSVYTSFYPMYDFAAKIGGDKIAAVNMVPAGMEPHDWEPSAADITGLEKADVFVYNGAGMEHWVEDVLESLQNKALIAVEASKDITLREGHHKHDHEDEHEDEGKEHEEGEDHENEGKQYDPHTWLSPLNAKKQMETIKDALVQADPDNKDYYEANYVKYAADLDGLDKEFKDTLAPLPKKDIIVSHEAFGYLCGAYGLNQIGIEGLAPDSEPDPARMAEVIEFAKEHEVKVIFFEELVSPKVAETIAKATGAKTAVLSPIEGLSDEQQAAGDDYLAVMRQNLEALKAALQ
- a CDS encoding metal ABC transporter ATP-binding protein — its product is MSNIIEIDDLGFSYGNEPVFSKIGFSVYKGDFAAIIGANGAGKSTLLRLILGELVPNAGSVRLFGQDSRRFRNWPKIGYVPQAGQHSNANFPATAEEIVRANLFSQIGLLRFPGKEHRDKVQRALELVGMEGYAKRMIGELSGGQQQRIMLARVLAGDPEIMILDEPTTGVDAQTVQSLYELLARLNQENGLTIVMVTHDISRAANYVSRILCLEEGSLVELGKTQIEEELLHKHKHPGQEFSKEGKGKYECDCHSGI
- a CDS encoding metal ABC transporter permease — its product is MSVIAILEYDFMRRAFIVGILLAVIIPCIGIIVVLKRLSMIGDALSHTSLAGVAAGLIMGINPILGAVTACIAAALGIEFIRKKIPKFSEMSIAIVMSAGIGLAGVLSGHVKNAANFNSFLFGSIVSISDFEMILVAGISCIVMLAFILLYKELFYIALDERAARLAGIPVGVINFIFTILTAVTVSVAARTVGALIVSSMMVVPVACAMQVGKSYRQTVIYGVIFAVAFTVTGLFLSYYLKLKPGGTIVLIGVLCLVVMLLIKQIISMLRRTEFKM
- a CDS encoding Fur family transcriptional regulator: MKEVNNNWPAGVKRTKPRESVLSVLEHAPKPLSAVEICSEIEKEGEAPWLSTIYRILELFVKKGVVVKIAVLNNEMALYELNRFQHKHYAICLGCHKIVTMNNCPMEKFIPKIEDDDFRVLGHNLEVYGYCRECSVK
- a CDS encoding CobW family GTP-binding protein, with product MGTEIYIISGFLGVGKTTLIQKMLKEAFQGEKVVLIENDFGEISVDAALLKSGGVEVKEISAGCICCSLSGDFVKALKDLLLRFHPDKIIIEPSGVGKLSDVMKACSDPRIVLNAKVQGKITVVDVKRCQMHLDNFGEFFEDQIRNADVVVFSRTESFPSKIGDGEKIIKKLNPHGRVLTKPWSQINTAELLNPRSHKSTGRCCHGHNDNNHDGDHHHDHHHHHHHHRHDHAADCGHPEGCEHNSRAEDVFDTVTIRTKRVFDTEDLKAKVVKMENSAKGTILRAKGIVRGSKGYLNLQYLPGDIRITGCQARGDMLCIIGRNLNRQELCAIFSGE
- a CDS encoding permease, with product MAIPVYVVTGFLDAGKTTFLNNLLNKYSWRDVRTFVIQFESGEEEFQARHLNCYKLNVPKKILEQRPEQIVERICSSIEERRFDEIWIEWNGVVPFAELQALFLHPSLRSLCQIQKMVHIADGENIENLLGRTGASLPEQIANSDFVVMRNVDSAGTYRRIRRLVNGINPGVPLYKVKEYHDFYKQLFGKKEHPVNLFLIMVIAMSALYFMAKPVLEGAKIPVNTIVNVFLGIILQAVPFLLIGVLLSSAIQVFIPQSFIERRFPKSIGMGMLVAILGGFCLPVCDCASIPVFRSLVRRGIPLPVAVTFMTATPVINPVVIVSTYYAFSGNTGIVVGRIFFGIVAAVLIGLTMGFWPPKGSVLAGGAFDRLLCSCGCYDDAESITTFKGKAGLFLRHSQAEFFGVGKYLVMGSFIAALFQVMGTGLFTKAQDGAGLAVSILIMMVMAFVLSLCSSSDAIIARSLANQFPMGAIMGFLVFGPMMDIKNVMMLSSGFSKPFIGRLLLTSLSICFVLVFLFFNWGGM